The Epinephelus lanceolatus isolate andai-2023 chromosome 19, ASM4190304v1, whole genome shotgun sequence DNA segment CACGTCGTTATACAAATGAATATTTGACTAAAAGGTAATGCAGGAGGGAGAAAACTCAAAATATGAGGCAGCCTACTGATGTGCATTCAAGAAATTTCAGCCTATAATTTTATAGGTTTTAAGTACTGGGTCTTGGATCATCTTGAATTAAGagttgatatatatatatatatatatatatatgtatatatatatatatatatatatatatatatatatatatatatatatttgataaTCATAAGGAAAGGGATTAAAGATTTGTCCATTTCATTTTATATGCAATTTACTAAAAATTATAAAAAGCTGAATTCAAATAGACATTCTTGTTAACCGActcatttaaataataataataataataataatgataataataataataatatgataagTAATTCCAAATATTTCGTTATGCAtataatcaaaaaataaaagtaaaaaaaaaaaaaaaaaaaaagttccatcACAGGAAAGTTAATATTTACATTGAATCTTTCTACAACGTGCTTTTCATTATATATTATAAGTAAAATGTTAAACTAAATCTCTttcaagttattatttattaccAAAACTATAAGGATGAATACAAAGTGCACGTGCAGACAACCCTGACGTCAGGAGTGACAAAGATTTTATTTATCATGCCTGCGCATGCGTCAGTTGGCCGGGTGCCCAGCCCACTCTATCACCGTACTGCTCAAACAATCACAGAGGTACAGTTACTCTCGATCAGCTAACAGAGTTGATgaaactctgctctctgttcaTACAACAGCGATGAAAAACCTCCATTTCAAAGATTACTTCTGGGTGAGTCTGTAGTGCCGTGTTTTGAGTGTATTTatgcattattatttttgataccAAATTTTGGTCGAAAAAAGTAACGCTGCCTCGTAAATTCAGTCATAAAGAGGATGTGTTTTGCCgagtaacgttacagctcattTCTCTCTTTAGCTGTAGTTTCTCTTTACATTCAAATTGAGTTGTAATGGGacttatattatatatatttatatatttacatatactTATACTTTATATTTCGTATATTATGTTTCGTCAAGTCCTGTATTGAACATGTAACTTAAGTAAATGTATGTACGCACTGTACCGAAAGTACTGCAGATAATTGACCCCTAATGTTACACCGTCACATATTATGTTAGCCTAATGAGTTATTGTTACTGGTGCATTAATGTGtcagttacattttattattgtgCCATTGTGCTAGCTATGGAGCTAATTTTAATctactttatatactgttaaGTCTTTTAATCTATAGCGATAAATGTAGAGGATTCAAAAGTAGCTACAACAcaacagtagaagtataaagtagtatTAAACAGAAATACTTGTTTAAGTGCAAGTAACTTAAATTTGTACTTAATTACATTCCAACACTTGCTTTATGAAAAAGTACATTTCCCCACAGACTCTTGGATAATTTAATAAGCTAAACAGTTACATGGACTCGTGTGTTTTATATAGATATAGAGATAGAAAGTCAGTAACCTGCTGGTTTTGACATCTATGGTGAAGATGATTATAGGCTGTTACCCTCAGCTTATCTAAATCACGGAGAGGTACAGTtcaaaacatcaatttacaTCTCTGTGTCAGAGACCTTAATGTTTAAGCGTTtattcatgtctgtgtgtcGTGTTGTCCTGGGAACGTCAAGTTTAGACACAGCCTGTCTGTCTCACAGAGTGGTAAAGGAGGTGGTGGTGAGGTAACATAAGCTCCTTTGGATCTGTTAGCTGTTTTGAAGTAATACTGTTTGTATAAATCTATGTGATTTCTAAAAGTAAAGAAGATGGACAAAATGAAGTATTTTATTATATGTTATTGACAGAACACTGACCTAACCTGCACTGGTGGCTATGATGCTATCATCCAGTACCTCAATGATGGCAGGAGGACATGCAAGGAGGTGGAGGATTTCATGAAAGCCAGGTAATGCCATGATCTAACGatgcaaaaatatttgtttgttaGTTATTGCTATAGCCCAGGTCAGCAGACTGATCACTAGTTCTAAATTATTGGCCAGCGTACAAACAAACCTTCTCTTCTCTTGATATAATCATCAGTACCGCAACAAACTTTAACTGTATTTGCAAGGTTTGACAGAGTCATATGAAAAGAGTGAGGTggaaaatgaaagctgagaaAGAAGAGGAACATGAATTTAAGACTTAACAGAGTCATTATTCTGGGAAGCTGTGGTTTATTAGTGAGATGAGTTGAGTAACGACATGATAACATTTCAAGTGTAGGTAGACAGAGCAATCAAAGACAGcaattaaatacaattaaatgaaTCTCTGCAAGGCTGACGTTGTTTATGAGTGCTCACTCAGATGCACAAGAAATCATAAAGTAGACTTTAGTGGCAGTAAGGTCAAAAATGAGAGAAGGAGCAACATGAGTTTCACTAACAGCATAAATGTTGGATGAAGAAATGACAACTTGAGTTTCCAAAATATCttagcatgttgtatgtggTTGGACTGTCATATGTACAGTAAGTGGGAAAATAATTTCCTTGAAATAGCGTTCAGTCTGTCAGTGTTTTGGTATTAAAGCCGCTGTATATAGAGTTGGCATTGTCAGTCACACCAGTATCTATTTCTGCACACTACTGCATTGTGGTAGACCAGCGGAAATAAATTCATCTTAGAGGAGGAACAGAAAATTTTGTTCTTGCCTACGGTGCTGCAGCTCTTTGTAACAAGTAATGCTTTATGAAGCCTGATCTAGATACTTTTTTTTGTAACTGAGTCATACAAAGTTTGCCCATTTGAATTTTGATTACCTTCTTCCCCATGCGATAATTTatctgtgtacacacacacacacacacacacacacaccaattgATAGCCAGGCAGTAACATTTGCATAGACTGCAGTACaagtaaaacagaaaacacagttaAGGATATAGCAAAAGAGGATATTACATAATAACATAACTAAAAGTTTCCCTATGTAACAATGAAAAGCCCTTTGAAAACCATGAGACTTCCCAAAAAACTGTAACACACACCTCAGTGTCACACACATACCCAAATCAACAGCTGTttgaaatattattttatatatgaaataagaaaacaaatataGAAATCAGTTGAGGTATGTGTACActttaaaatctgaaaaaaataataggaaACCAATTGCTTTAAGTCTTGAGCAATGTCAACTTTATATATAATTGTTGAGCTTATgatataaacaaaataataatccaGCTTTTTTGTGCTTACTTTATGTATCTAAGTCAGTCAGTTTCCTAAATTCTGCTGAGTTAACACAACTGTTTAGTTAAATCAGAGTAACCTGGTTTACTTAAGTTGGTATACTTAAAAAGAACAAGTTAACTCAATTATCATTTTTAAGTTGCAACAACTTTATAATATTAAGTTAATACAACTAAAATTTAGGTACATTTGACAATTAGATATAAAGTCGACATAACTTAAGACTAATAGTTATTTATACTTGCCCTTTTAAAGGCATTCAGTTGCCtagattttttaaagtaaagtCAGCTCATCAGATCTTGGTGTATAGAATTATAAATTAGAGAGAATATAGATAAAGCATATATGTACATTATATTCAATTTAACTTTGGATCAGTGACCATTGACAACATATCTGTTGTATTTAATCCTATCACAATATATTCATAGattaaaataatcatttagTTTTGTGCTTTGGGGAACCTGCCTTACATGGTAAACAACAGGCTATTTTTGGTTTCAAGCTATCATGTTCACGATGGCTTCCCAACTTAGGAGTTTCACTttgactttatttgttttttagctCTTAAAACAAGCTTAATTCTCTCCAAGTTAAGCTGATATTAGCAGATTTAATGGTGCTGTGTGAGAACAGGTGGGGCAGCTTGCTGAGCATTTCAAAGCCTGAGTCCTGACATTCGTGTCAAACCTGTCATACAGATGCCTGTGAGTCCATGTATAGGTGCCACTTTTTTAGCTAAGTGATAGTAATGTTGCAGAAGTAGCATATGCCCTAAGTTTTTGCTCATTTGTAGAAATGCATGTAAATATTTGCACCAGATAGTACGCAGGCACACATGCAGTTACACAGAAAGCCCTTATTGTGTGCTCTGTCAATTGCACCTTGTTACTTGACTATCGGTGGAGTTCCTGATTATGCAAACGCGATAAAATGATAAGGAATTCACGTCATTAAAATTAAAACGAGTCCCAGCAGCAGTTATTTCCTGGTTTTCTTGTTGCCTTGTCTTTATCCATACATGTATGAATGCTTATGATTTGAACTGATATTTAACAGACAATGAGGTTGTTTTAAATCTGTACTCATGTAATGCTATGTAATTCATGTATGTTTATATAGATGCACTCCTGTCATAAATTCATATTTGACGTGAATTTATGATGtcggtttttaaaaatgtccacaatcCAAGTTGTGTGTATATGTAAACTAGCAATAAAGCATTGCCTGTCATGGATGTCATGTAAATTATTTAGCAGTTTATCAGATAAAGGGTTGCCCTGTTCGTTCTCTCATGTTGTTTGTATCTGGTTGTTTCTCTCAGGGCATCAATTGAAGAGAGGTATGCCAAAGATCTCCTTGGTTTGTCCAAGAAGGTGTGCGGACACAATGAGATGAAGTAAGCAACCACTGTGCTGAGATGTTATTATGTGTTTAAACCATATCTATTTACAGTAAGACAGTAGTAGTTTGGATGCAGAAAGAAAAGTGAAAGCGGGGTCTGGTCACCAAGTGTGGGAGAATTTTGACTGTGGTTTACAGCTTAAAAGTGGAAATGAGGTTTGCATTATTTCATGCAATTTCTTAATAATGTTGTTACAGTCAGTCAGATTTCGTGCATCAGTGTTGACATGTTACTTTTGCATCAGCAAGTCCAGTTCCCAATCTGTCAGCGGTCACATGATCCGTGTGactttgtctctgttgtttgtttctgaagaggaagagaggcgaATGGGGGAGGATGACACAGGGAACCTTATGTACATATTACTTTCATCTCTGTTGCATCtacttaattaattaaattaggGAAGTACTGAAGTGTCAGGtgacacaataataaataaCTCTCTGCCTTGTTATCCCAACTGGGTTTCTTTATACTTTAATTCTTTGGTCAGTATGACTACTTTTACTTCTTTACTAACTTTGCTGGCGCATTGCTATGCTTCTTTAAATTACTGCAGTCGCCAGCAGGGTGTAACTCAGGCCTCCCACATCCAAGAGTGTGTGCGAAGAGCAAACAAAACAGCGATCcacacattcaaattttacTAGTGGTCAAAAACCCCACAGGGTAGCGCCAAGGGTCTTATGGATGGACTGGAATTAAAATGTGTTCTAATTTTATGGAGATTTTGTCGTGTGTTAAATGCCTctaatctttttttcttatgcATTTTAAGCACATTAAAAAGATCCCTGGACGTGTTCAAATTACGTAAGTGCTCAACATTTATGAGTCTTAAAGAAACTGTATACGACATTCAGAGCacatctatgattcagagtcggATTTACGCTGTCCGCGCATGGCTCTAACAGATGAaggtggaggtggctgagccggcGGCTAGCttctaacagtgctaacagtgccAACAGGGCTAAccgcaacagtgctgacagagctaacagtgttaacttAGGTGGGAAATGAAGGGCAAGTGCCACACTACACACAGAAGGCGTTATCAGCTAGCTAGTTATACTATTTATTGGCTAGCCAGtagtatacacacacatacacacacacacacacacacacagggactcacatgcactaacgtGCACATACTACTGGACCAGCCACCACAACAATGAACAGAGAGGCTCagatcacaacacacacaaggaGCATGACTTTAtcctctgctcaggacaccattactccattatatctttacatagcaaatagatgtttgctgctatattaatgctctggaTGTTGTATACAGCTCCTTTCACAATACTGCCTTTCAGCTTTGTTTCAGTTTATGTTTTTGGTGTAGTTCAGAATATAAACCATGTTTTTACCCCTGCAGAGACTGAACATGTGAGTCTGTCACACTTACAACTGGCGCAGAGCATGAGGGAGGAGGCCAAGAAACTGGAGGActtcagagaaaaacaaaaagaagcaaGGAAAAAGGTTAGCATTTTAATCAGCTCTGTGATGTACCGAGGTGACCACCACAGCATCTTTGCATGCTTGTTGACAAGATATGCCCTGGTCATTTCAGATAGAACAACAGATGGATGTTCTCCACAAACAGAAGTGTTCACAGTTCAAGAAGACAATGGATGTAAGTATGAGAATACAAAGTGAATTATTACAGGCTCGACACTACATGAATTCATTCAAGGGCACTCTCCGACTTTCCCCTTAAGAACTTTTCTGTTTCGTTTCCTTGTACTGGTTTATTGATAAGCTGAGCTGATTAGCATGTGGAGTGTTGTCAGTAGAATCAAAGCCAAATACTGTCATCTATATTCAAAAACTGACAGCACCAAGCTTATTTTAGTCTACTCTTGATTTGTGTCAGAGGAGCTTCGGTTGTGTTGTGTGAATAATGAAAATGCTTGTCCTAtcccattcttcctctttggtgGGGGGAAGTTGTGTTGACCAGTCTGGGAAGTAAACCACAGGGCGGCATGTAATACCATCAAAAACTGATGCCAAAAGAAGAAGTACTTGCCATGcaacatttaaatgaaaatgaaaaggagGAAGAGAACAGAACACCGTGAATCCATTGAGCTACTTCATCCAGCTCCGCCAGTGCTGCTGTCTTAATTTAcgtatttcctaaaatgtttgCCTTTATATCATTTGTGATGTGCATTAAAAAGCTTTAATGATAACTGTGGTGCTGTCCCCAGTCAAAGAAGACATACGAGCAGAAGTGCCGAGATAAAGAAGAAGCAGATCAGAACATGAACCGaaacaccaacaccaacaaCACCAAGCACATTGAGAAGGTACAGCGAAAAAAAGTTCACCTTCTCACTGATGGAAGATTACATGTTATGACAAAGGAACATTATTTTTCTCCACCTTTGGATTTACACAACAGTTTAAGTATATTTCACCTATTGCTTCTCTTCTTTGTTGTATATCAttgtaaatatatttgaaaacacacaatgtaAAGACATCACATAAGGCTCTGAAAACCTGCAATTGGCATTTTCCCACTattctctgacattttaaagactaaTTAACCTTAAAATTAGGCAACAATGATTAAAGTTGTTAGTTACATCCCGATGTAAACCCCATATTATTGACCTAATGAAGGGTAACGGTTAGAGGATTAGGCAGTATTATTGAAGGAGCTGCATACgacacgcttccttctgcacggggattcggttggcaggtgtagtttggtagaaagaaaatagtccctatatgaaactgctcacaacacgGTCTGTGAaatatcttgagtaaccgggtcatggtttacgcaaagagacattgctgctgagtttttcaaatgtattattttggtgcttttagcaccacaagccgagtgccatctagttctattatactggagagaaggcagacatctctacagctgatatctccaacactcagcaactcacactaaaacaatctaaattgataaatagcaccacaggtaaaagaaaaaatacgTAGCTTccattttagggtgaactgtccctttaagacacaGGTGTGTTTGCCCCTTGATATGAAACAAGTAAGCAGTGATGTGCagagaaaaaatattaatactAAAGTAGAAAACAGATTCAGTGATTTCTATAGCATTGATGGAGGTGTGTGCTCTGATGACTCCTATCATGCTGACATGCTTCGACTCTGTGACCTTACAAGCActcatttctgtatttgttaTTTCAGCTCTTCTCAAAAGCACAGCAAGCAAAACAGAATGCAGAAGAAGCaggtaagtttaaaaaaaacctgctgcCGACATCTTTATCACATTATTTGTTGGGTGCTTTAGGGTTGCGTGGACTGGACTGCATTTATGGAACACTTCTATCAAGACTGCTTTCCTGACACACATAACCAGCCTGATTTCAATATGGCTTAAGTGTGAATACTGTGACACAGCACACGAGGGACTGCAGTGGCTCATGATAACTAGATTTATACTGTTTGTACTGATGCATGTGTTTGATTGGCAGACAGGTTATACCATCAGAATGTGACCACAGTGGGAAAGGTCAGAGATGAATggatgaaggaacatgtcaaaGCCTGTGAGGTGAGACTTTATGGTATGATTCTAAAAGTTTGAATTCATCGCTCATCACGTGAATGAACTGaatgtttctgttgtgttttgcaTAACAGATGTTTGAGAAACAGGCAATGGAGCGTATTAACGTTCTGAGAAACACAGTCTGGACTCACCTCAACCAGCTGtcccagcagtgtgtgaccagtGATGAGGTAAAGCCCACAGCTACGGTCACATTAAAGctgctataatcaatatttaaactGCTTGTCTCTATGGGTTGTTGTTAAGCTGTTAAGCagtcagcagacacacacagcaggtgaCTACCTGGTGAACAAAGTGTTTAGCAGCTTTAGAACCCGATATTTCCCTCCCGAGTtgatggagaccaaaaacagagtttaaaggAGAGCGCATGTTGGACCAGGTGGACACAAATGTTACtttaaatgaatgctaatgtggCTCAGTGTCTGCTAGATGTAAAAACAGGCACTGCTTGCTAACACTATATCAACATTACAATGTGATGATACATCAGTTGTGTTTGCAGCTTGTTCCACTGTGCAAACAGTGGGTAAAAAAGTAGTAGTAATGCAGGTTTAAAGTCACCGTGCCCTATCTTACATATGCCACAAAGCACACCACAGTGCAAAAGTGATTGATAGTTTGTCATTCTCACAGCCAGCGCACATGCTGTGTAAGTAGCAAATTTTTTTGTGCACATCTGTGTACCCATGGGCCTGTACATCTTAgaatgaggtgtggtcaggcgCATTGTTGGTGGattgctattttgaggcagcagaaagtgcCATTTActaacaaaaacctggtcttaaGTCAGAATGTCTGAGGTTTTCCGGCTAATTAAAGAGCGCATTATTCAGATAGTTAGATGCGTGTACATAGGCGGATTCACAACATGCGTACGCTCTGCGTCTTACACACACAGGAGCGCATAGATGGTTTGCATGTGGGTGAAAAATGCATTGGGgcgcccactagctcacctggtagactGGGTGCATCATGACAAAGGCCATGTCCCTGCCTCAGTCAAGTTCTGTTTCCTTTGTCAAGTTTAGAAGtgcagtttttagttttgctgtgtAAACCCCCACCATATTTGCTGCGGCGACTTTACTGCTCTCATTGTATTAGT contains these protein-coding regions:
- the pstpip2 gene encoding proline-serine-threonine phosphatase-interacting protein 2, yielding MKNLHFKDYFWNTDLTCTGGYDAIIQYLNDGRRTCKEVEDFMKARASIEERYAKDLLGLSKKVCGHNEMNTLKRSLDVFKLQTEHVSLSHLQLAQSMREEAKKLEDFREKQKEARKKIEQQMDVLHKQKCSQFKKTMDSKKTYEQKCRDKEEADQNMNRNTNTNNTKHIEKLFSKAQQAKQNAEEADRLYHQNVTTVGKVRDEWMKEHVKACEMFEKQAMERINVLRNTVWTHLNQLSQQCVTSDELYEEVRKSLEQCDVQEDIEHFVNLRRTGDKPPAPVLYENFYSGQRSLTGAPPCSAPTRLPPPITRRGPLPDPTPTSDTIYSTVQDAGYSVIQY